A genomic stretch from Gymnogyps californianus isolate 813 chromosome 26, ASM1813914v2, whole genome shotgun sequence includes:
- the LOC127025937 gene encoding LOW QUALITY PROTEIN: ribosomal protein S6 kinase alpha-3-like (The sequence of the model RefSeq protein was modified relative to this genomic sequence to represent the inferred CDS: inserted 1 base in 1 codon; deleted 1 base in 1 codon), whose translation MFTEDDVKFYLAELALALDHVHSGGIIYRDLKPENILLDEEGHIKLADFGLSEVSIDHEKKAFSFCATVEYMAPEVIKSGGLTRSADWWSFGVVMFEMLTGTLPFQGKDRKETMTLILEAKLGMPQFLSPEAESLLQMLFKRNPANRLGAGLDGVEEIKRHAFFSKIDWDKLYRREVDPPFKPATGRPEDMFYFDPEFTAKTPEDLPGLPPSANAHQLVRGFSSVSIASNDESQAVQTVGVHSVVPQLHRNSIQFTDRYEVKEDIRVGSYSVYKRCIHKALNTEYAVKIIDKSRRDPTEEIEILLRYGHHPNIITLKDVHDDGKYTYIVTELTKGGQLLDKIHRQIFFSEREASAVLFTITRTVEYLHAQGVVHGELKPSNILYVDESGNPESIRLCEFGLAKQLRVENGLLRSPCYTASFAAPEVLQXQGYDAAWDIWSLGVLLYTMLAGYPPFVTGPDDTPEEILARIGSGKLSLSGGYWNTVSDTAKDLLSKMLHVNPHQRLTAAQVLSHPWIVCCDQLPQYQLNRQDAPHVVKGARAAAYSALTRNQSPVLEPVSHSPLDYGKANYSDTPTDGSNNSGHGQQEPGQQGGGSTDSGICMYGELNFNNSLSAQP comes from the exons ATGTTCACAGAAGACGATGTTAAATTTTACCTGGCAGAATTAGCACTTGCTTTAGACCATGTACATAGTGGTGGAATAATATACCGggacctaaaaccagaaaacatccttcttgaTGAGGAAGGACATATCAAATTAGCAGATTTTGGCTTAAGTGAGGTGTCAATTgatcatgaaaaaaaagccttctctttctgtgcaacagTGGAATATATGGCACCAGAAGTCATTAAGAGCGGAGGCCTTACACGGAGCGCAGACTGGTGGTCTTTTGGTGTTGTAATGTTTGAAATGCTCACTGGTACTCTGCCTTTccaagggaaagacagaaaagaaaccatgacaCTGATTCTCGAGGCCAAACTTGGAATGCCCCAGTTCTTGAGCCCGGAAGCAGAGAGTCTTCTGCAaatgctcttcaaaagaaacccagcaaacaGATTAGGAGCAGGCCTAGATGgagttgaagaaattaagaggcatgcatttttttccaaaatagattGGGATAAATTGTACAGGAGAGAAGTTGATCCCCCTTTTAAACCTGCAACTGGCAGACCTGaagatatgttttattttgacccTGAGTTTACAGCAAAAACTCCAGAAGATTTGCCTGGTCTCCCACCCAGTGCTAATGCGCATCAACTTGTTCGGGGATTTAGTTCTGTATCTATTGCATCAAATGACGAAAGCCAGGCAGTGCAGACAGTTGGAGTGCATTCCGTTGTCCCGCAGttgcacaggaacagcattcaGTTTACTGACAGATACGAAGTGAAGGAAGATATCAGAGTTGGGTCTTACTCTGTCTATAAGAGATGTATTCATAAAGCTTTAAACACGGAATATGCTGTAAAGATTATAGACAAGAGTAGAAGAGATCCAACAGAGGAGATTGAAATCCTACTGCGCTATGGCCACCATCCAAATATTATTACCCTAAAAGATGTGCATGATGATggaaaatacacatacatagtAACAGAACTTACAAAAGGAGGGCAACTGCTGGATAAAATTCatagacaaatttttttctcgGAACGAGAAGCTAGTGCCGTTCTGTTCACAATAACAAGAACGGTTGAGTACCTCCATGCACAAGGGGTTGTTCATGGAGAGCTGAAGCCTAGCAATATTCTTTATGTTGATGAATCTGGTAATCCAGAATCCATTCGACTTTGTGAATTTGGCCTTGCAAAACAACTACGAGTAGAAAACGGTCTTCTGAGGAGTCCATGTTACACAGCAAGTTTTGCTGCACCAGAGGTTTTAC GGCAAGGTTACGATGCTGCATGGGACATATGGAGCCTTGGTGTTCTACTTTATACCATGCTTGCTGGCTACCCTCCTTTTGTAACTGGTCCTGATGATACCCCAGAGGAGATTTTGGCCCGAATAGGTAGCGGGAAGTTGTCTCTCAGCGGTGGTTATTGGAATACCGTTTCAGATACAGCTAAGgaccttctttcaaaaatgcttcatgttaaCCCACATCAAAGACTGACTGCAGCCCAAGTCCTCAGTCACCCCTGGATAGTTTGCTGTGACCAGTTGCCTCAATACCAGCTAAACAGGCAGGATGCTCCCCATGTAGTGAagggtgcaagagcagcagcttactCTGCTTTGACTCGTAATCAGTCACCAGTTTTG GAGCCAGTCAGCCATTCTCCTCTT GactatggaaaagcaaactattcGGACACTCCCACTGATGGCAGTAACAACAGCGGGCATGGACAACAAGAACCTGGACAGCAAGGTGGTGGCTCAACTGATAGTGGGATTTGCATGTATGGTGAACTTAACTTCAATAACAGCCTGTCTGCCCAGCCCTAA